One genomic segment of Rhizorhabdus phycosphaerae includes these proteins:
- a CDS encoding threonine aldolase family protein, whose product MRFFSDNAARACPEVMAALDRANRADTAYDGDAFSQRLDAAFSDLFGTEVAALWVSSGTAANGLALAALVQSHQSVLCHEEAHIQGDECGAPEFYTGGAKLLLAKGAGAKLDPVTTAATLDGLRKDVHQAQPAAISITNATEYGLVYRPEEVAAISEVAKLRNLGLHMDGARFANAVATLGCAPSDISWKAGVNALSFGFVKNGGMFAEALIFFDPALAAATRYRRKRAGHLLSKGRFAAAQILAMLDGDVWLRNARAANAAAAHIANAAQARLLHPVEANEIFVRLTPEEATALRGQGFQFYDWTPGVARLVCSWDQPADEVEALARAIRAL is encoded by the coding sequence ATGCGTTTCTTCTCCGACAATGCCGCCCGCGCCTGCCCCGAAGTCATGGCTGCGCTCGACCGCGCGAACAGGGCCGATACCGCTTATGACGGCGATGCCTTCAGCCAGCGGCTCGACGCGGCCTTCTCCGATCTGTTCGGGACCGAGGTCGCCGCGCTTTGGGTGTCGAGCGGCACGGCGGCGAACGGCCTCGCGCTTGCCGCGCTCGTCCAGTCGCACCAGTCGGTCCTGTGTCATGAGGAAGCCCATATCCAGGGCGACGAATGCGGGGCGCCGGAATTCTACACCGGCGGCGCCAAGCTGCTGCTGGCAAAGGGGGCGGGCGCCAAGCTGGATCCGGTGACGACCGCAGCGACGCTCGACGGCCTGCGCAAGGACGTCCACCAGGCGCAGCCCGCCGCGATCTCGATCACCAATGCAACCGAATATGGGCTCGTCTATCGGCCCGAGGAGGTCGCGGCGATCAGCGAGGTTGCGAAATTGCGAAATCTCGGTCTGCATATGGATGGCGCACGCTTCGCCAATGCCGTCGCGACGCTCGGCTGTGCGCCGTCCGACATCAGCTGGAAAGCCGGCGTCAACGCGCTCAGCTTCGGTTTCGTCAAAAATGGCGGCATGTTCGCCGAGGCGCTGATCTTCTTCGATCCGGCGCTAGCGGCTGCGACCCGCTATCGCCGCAAGCGCGCGGGCCATCTTCTGTCGAAGGGGCGTTTCGCTGCGGCCCAGATCCTGGCCATGCTCGACGGTGACGTCTGGCTGCGCAACGCGCGGGCGGCCAACGCCGCGGCCGCGCACATCGCCAATGCCGCGCAGGCCCGGCTGCTCCATCCGGTCGAGGCGAACGAGATCTTCGTGCGGCTCACGCCCGAAGAGGCGACCGCCCTGCGCGGACAGGGTTTCCAATTCTATGACTGGACGCCGGGCGTCGCACGGCTTGTGTGCAGCTGGGACCAGCCTGCCGACGAGGTGGAGGCGCTCGCGCGCGCCATTCGCGCGCTGTGA
- the pepN gene encoding aminopeptidase N has translation MLDAQSAAAAPSAIRREEYRRPDWLVPDVHLDFRLDPAKTLVTGRLSVTRNGEHGRPLRLNGDGLTPLQLLIDGEPQADAWRMDGPDLLIDLPGDSHVVETQVEIAPEANSQLMGLYASGGNLCTQCEPEGFRRMIFAVDRPDVLSRYVVRLEADRERFPVLLSNGDLTDSGSLDGGRHYAEWTDPFPKPSYLFALVAANLAANIDSFTTRSGREVKLAIWVVESDLPKTEHAMQALKASMAWDEKVYGREYDLGEFNIVAVSDFNFGAMENKSLNIFNSRYILADPETATDIDYDGVSGVVAHEYFHNWSGNRVTCRDWFQLSLKEGFTVFRDQCFTADQGSAAVKRIEDVRLLRAVQFPEDAGPLAHPIRPESYIEISNFYTATVYNKGAEIIRMLHTMLGPQKFRAGSDLYFSRHDGTAATCEDFVLAMEDASGADLTQFRLWYSQAGTPRVRARLSHEPAGGRALLTLEQSVPPTPGQPDKQPMPIPLRIALFCERSQRKFEEERLVVLDGERHEILFEGIGERPILSINRGFSAPVVIESDRSPADLAFLSAHDDDPFARYEAMQQLMVDTLVSAVATGEADHGPVVDAVRNTLTDPSLDAAFIGETMLLPSESFIGDQMPMVDPEAIHQAREALRRALGRELEEAWRDAYARSQADRFELTPQAKGARRLRTIALGFIMASGAEDAPALALAQFREATNMTDRQGAFGVLANSMAAERDIVVDAFYDRFRGNGLVLDKWFSTQAFSIRPDTLDRVEALSHHPDFTLTNPNRLRSLVGAMAGNQLIFHEASGRGYRFLADMLLKVDALNPQTAAKLVPPLGRWRRFDEARAALMRAELQRLLDSPGLSKDMFEQVSKSLA, from the coding sequence ATGCTCGACGCTCAATCCGCCGCCGCCGCCCCATCCGCCATCCGCCGCGAGGAGTATCGCCGGCCCGACTGGCTGGTGCCCGATGTCCACCTCGATTTCCGGCTGGATCCGGCGAAGACGCTTGTCACAGGCCGGCTCAGCGTCACGCGCAACGGCGAGCATGGCCGTCCGCTGCGCCTGAACGGCGACGGGCTCACCCCGCTCCAGCTTCTGATCGACGGAGAGCCGCAGGCCGACGCGTGGCGGATGGATGGGCCCGATCTGCTGATCGACCTTCCGGGAGACAGCCATGTCGTCGAGACTCAGGTCGAGATCGCGCCCGAAGCCAATTCGCAGCTGATGGGGCTCTATGCCTCGGGCGGCAATCTGTGCACCCAGTGCGAGCCCGAAGGCTTCCGCCGGATGATCTTCGCAGTCGACCGGCCCGATGTGCTCAGTCGCTATGTCGTGCGGCTCGAAGCCGATCGCGAGCGCTTTCCGGTGCTGCTGTCCAATGGCGACCTGACCGACAGCGGGTCCCTCGACGGCGGGCGTCATTACGCCGAATGGACCGATCCCTTCCCCAAGCCCAGCTATCTGTTCGCGCTGGTCGCGGCCAATCTCGCTGCGAACATTGACAGCTTCACGACGCGCAGCGGGCGTGAGGTCAAGCTTGCCATCTGGGTGGTCGAGAGCGACCTGCCCAAGACCGAGCATGCGATGCAGGCGCTCAAGGCGTCGATGGCCTGGGATGAAAAGGTCTATGGCCGCGAATATGATCTGGGTGAGTTCAACATCGTCGCCGTGTCCGATTTCAATTTCGGGGCGATGGAGAACAAGAGCCTCAACATCTTCAATTCGCGCTACATCCTCGCCGACCCGGAAACCGCGACCGACATCGATTATGATGGCGTGTCGGGGGTGGTCGCGCACGAATATTTCCACAACTGGTCGGGCAATCGCGTTACCTGCCGAGACTGGTTCCAGCTGTCGCTGAAGGAAGGCTTCACGGTCTTCCGCGACCAGTGCTTCACTGCGGACCAAGGGTCGGCGGCGGTCAAGCGGATTGAGGATGTGCGCCTGTTGCGCGCGGTGCAGTTTCCCGAGGATGCGGGGCCGCTCGCCCATCCGATCCGGCCGGAAAGCTATATCGAGATCTCGAACTTCTACACCGCGACGGTCTACAACAAGGGCGCCGAGATCATCCGGATGCTGCACACGATGCTGGGTCCGCAGAAGTTCCGGGCGGGTTCGGATCTCTATTTCTCGCGCCACGACGGCACCGCAGCCACCTGCGAGGATTTCGTGCTGGCGATGGAGGATGCTAGCGGAGCCGACCTGACGCAGTTCCGTCTCTGGTATTCGCAGGCCGGCACGCCGCGCGTGCGCGCCCGCCTGAGCCATGAGCCCGCCGGGGGGCGTGCTCTGTTGACGCTCGAGCAATCGGTCCCGCCGACGCCGGGCCAGCCCGACAAGCAGCCGATGCCGATCCCCCTGCGCATCGCGCTGTTCTGCGAGCGCTCGCAGCGCAAGTTCGAGGAGGAGCGGCTGGTCGTGCTCGACGGGGAGCGCCACGAAATATTGTTCGAGGGCATCGGCGAACGCCCGATCCTGTCGATCAATCGCGGCTTCTCCGCGCCGGTCGTGATCGAGTCCGACCGTTCCCCGGCCGACCTCGCCTTTCTCTCGGCACATGATGACGATCCCTTCGCCCGCTATGAGGCGATGCAGCAGTTGATGGTCGATACGCTGGTGTCGGCCGTCGCCACCGGAGAGGCGGACCATGGTCCGGTCGTCGACGCGGTGCGCAACACGCTGACCGATCCGTCGCTCGATGCGGCCTTCATCGGCGAGACCATGTTGCTGCCGTCCGAGTCCTTCATCGGCGACCAGATGCCGATGGTTGACCCCGAGGCGATCCACCAGGCGCGCGAGGCGCTGCGCCGTGCGCTGGGTCGCGAGCTGGAAGAGGCCTGGCGCGACGCCTATGCGCGCTCGCAGGCCGATCGTTTCGAGCTAACCCCCCAGGCCAAGGGCGCACGGCGCCTGCGCACGATCGCGCTCGGCTTCATCATGGCGAGCGGGGCGGAGGATGCGCCTGCGCTGGCGCTGGCGCAGTTCCGGGAGGCGACCAACATGACCGATCGCCAAGGCGCGTTCGGCGTGCTGGCGAACAGCATGGCGGCCGAGCGCGACATCGTCGTCGACGCCTTTTACGATCGCTTCCGCGGCAACGGCCTCGTCCTCGACAAATGGTTCTCGACCCAGGCTTTCTCGATCCGTCCCGACACGCTCGACCGGGTCGAGGCGCTGTCGCATCACCCCGACTTCACCCTGACCAACCCGAACCGGCTGCGGTCGCTGGTGGGGGCGATGGCGGGCAACCAGCTGATCTTCCACGAAGCCAGCGGGCGCGGTTATCGTTTCCTCGCCGACATGCTGCTCAAGGTCGACGCGCTCAATCCGCAGACCGCCGCGAAGCTCGTGCCCCCGCTCGGGCGCTGGCGCCGCTTCGACGAGGCGCGCGCCGCGCTGATGCGGGCCGAACTGCAGCGGCTGCTCGATTCGCCGGGCCTGTCGAAGGACATGTTCGAGCAGGTCTCTAAAAGCCTCGCCTGA
- a CDS encoding DMT family transporter codes for MTAASASPWQGGMSPRVILIFAILVLIWGSTWTAIRYQLGVEAPGWSIAWRFVAASIAMGIYARVAGVSLRLSRRDVPLLAGVAMTQFVLNFLFVYNAERFITSGLVAMIFALLIVPNAILGRIFLKQRVGRAFLVGTMLAGLGMVLLFQHEIAQAAGGGSAVLLGIGLSLFGILSASVGNLLQASQRASHLHAAQLLFWAMAIGAVANMVIALPMSGLPVIDPRPEYWLATLWLAFVGSALTFPLYLHVMRAIGPARAAYSSVLIPIVAMLFSTLLEGYRWTGTAVAGALLAGLGLVIALRGKAAPKRD; via the coding sequence GTGACCGCAGCATCCGCGTCGCCGTGGCAGGGCGGCATGTCGCCGCGCGTCATCCTGATCTTCGCAATATTGGTGCTGATCTGGGGCTCGACCTGGACGGCGATCCGCTATCAGCTCGGCGTCGAGGCACCCGGCTGGTCGATCGCCTGGCGCTTCGTTGCCGCGTCGATCGCGATGGGCATCTATGCGCGGGTCGCGGGGGTGTCGCTGCGGCTCTCCCGACGCGACGTGCCGCTGCTCGCCGGTGTCGCGATGACGCAGTTCGTGCTCAACTTCCTGTTCGTCTACAATGCCGAGCGCTTCATCACCTCGGGTCTGGTCGCGATGATCTTCGCGCTCCTGATCGTGCCCAATGCCATTCTGGGGCGCATCTTCCTCAAACAGCGCGTCGGGCGCGCCTTTCTGGTTGGAACCATGCTGGCCGGGCTGGGCATGGTCCTGCTCTTCCAGCATGAGATTGCTCAGGCGGCGGGCGGCGGGTCGGCAGTCCTGCTGGGTATAGGCCTGTCGCTGTTCGGCATCCTGTCGGCCTCGGTCGGCAATCTCCTCCAAGCCAGCCAGCGTGCGAGTCATCTTCATGCGGCCCAGCTTCTCTTCTGGGCGATGGCGATCGGTGCGGTGGCGAACATGGTGATCGCGCTGCCCATGTCGGGGCTGCCGGTGATCGATCCGCGTCCCGAATATTGGCTGGCGACGCTCTGGCTCGCCTTTGTCGGCTCGGCGCTGACCTTTCCGCTCTACCTCCACGTCATGCGCGCGATCGGCCCGGCGCGGGCGGCCTATTCGAGCGTGCTGATCCCGATCGTGGCGATGCTCTTCTCGACCCTGCTCGAAGGCTATCGCTGGACCGGCACGGCGGTCGCCGGAGCGCTGTTGGCGGGCCTGGGCCTGGTCATCGCCCTGCGGGGCAAGGCAGCCCCGAAACGGGACTAG
- a CDS encoding SDR family NAD(P)-dependent oxidoreductase gives MTTLLIFGPGYTASRIAAEAQRCGFVVERIGRAALRDRQAVGEAIRRASHILSSVPPEGDVDPVLNMHGEALAGARAAWIGYLSSTGVYGDAGGAWVDESTPVGRGRRTARTAADQQWAALHPQARIFRLPGIYGPGRSPLDRVRAGQAHRVDVPGQVFSRVHVDDIVGAVIASFDRGPPGAYNVADDRPASQNSVIEAACRLLGMAPPPLLPIEQAGLSPMARAFYAENRRVANGKARRLLGWVPRYPDYSAGLAALLAEGA, from the coding sequence ATGACGACGCTTCTTATCTTCGGCCCCGGCTACACCGCCTCGCGCATTGCCGCAGAGGCGCAGCGCTGCGGCTTCGTGGTCGAACGCATCGGCCGCGCCGCGCTTCGGGACCGACAGGCCGTTGGCGAGGCGATCCGCCGGGCCTCGCACATCCTCTCCTCCGTTCCGCCGGAGGGTGATGTCGACCCGGTGCTCAACATGCACGGCGAGGCGCTGGCCGGCGCGCGGGCGGCATGGATCGGCTATCTGTCCTCGACCGGCGTTTACGGCGATGCCGGTGGCGCCTGGGTCGACGAATCCACCCCGGTCGGTCGGGGCCGGCGGACCGCTCGTACCGCAGCCGATCAGCAGTGGGCGGCGCTGCATCCGCAAGCACGCATCTTCCGCCTCCCCGGCATCTACGGACCGGGCCGATCGCCGCTCGACCGGGTCCGCGCCGGCCAGGCCCACCGCGTCGACGTGCCGGGCCAGGTCTTCAGCCGCGTCCATGTCGACGACATCGTCGGTGCCGTCATCGCCAGCTTCGACCGCGGACCGCCCGGCGCCTACAATGTCGCCGATGACCGCCCCGCGAGCCAGAACAGCGTCATCGAGGCCGCCTGCCGCCTGCTGGGCATGGCCCCTCCCCCGCTGCTGCCGATCGAGCAGGCCGGCCTCTCGCCAATGGCGCGGGCCTTCTATGCGGAGAACAGGCGGGTTGCCAACGGCAAGGCCCGGCGCCTGCTCGGCTGGGTTCCGCGCTACCCGGATTACAGCGCAGGGCTCGCCGCTTTGCTGGCCGAAGGCGCCTAG
- a CDS encoding SseB family protein, which translates to MLDRFFRKRGEPRDVGTDPAAVADEIVFTPVNAIEQALVAAVIDAGQRAAFNRLLIDSTLYAATNELPAMRGTLLINADALIQLRTIPAPDGTLVPAIFTAPERVAERFGRMASFVDMRVERLFELVSAGGAILNPGLPISVHWSRDDIAALLGRPVHHSAVDGVQIILAPPRDAPPALVSDLRATLASDGRTVGAWLALAQWPGRSEPSWLLDIRSHASRDDVRRLLEPCFRRTDFGGRRLELIFGDPAAEPGVGLALLPAPL; encoded by the coding sequence ATGCTCGACAGATTCTTCCGCAAGCGGGGCGAACCGCGCGATGTCGGCACCGATCCGGCGGCGGTCGCCGACGAGATCGTCTTCACCCCCGTCAATGCGATCGAGCAGGCGCTGGTCGCCGCCGTGATCGATGCCGGACAGCGGGCGGCGTTCAACCGGCTGCTGATCGACTCGACGCTCTATGCGGCCACCAACGAGCTTCCGGCGATGCGCGGCACGTTGCTGATCAATGCCGATGCGCTGATCCAGCTGCGGACCATCCCCGCACCCGACGGCACGCTGGTGCCCGCCATCTTCACCGCGCCCGAGCGTGTGGCCGAGCGCTTCGGGCGCATGGCCAGCTTCGTCGACATGCGGGTGGAGCGCCTGTTCGAACTCGTCTCGGCCGGCGGGGCCATCCTGAATCCGGGGCTGCCGATCAGCGTCCACTGGTCCCGCGACGACATCGCGGCGCTGCTCGGCCGCCCGGTCCATCACAGCGCGGTCGACGGGGTCCAGATCATCCTGGCGCCGCCCCGCGATGCGCCGCCCGCGCTGGTCAGCGACCTGCGGGCCACGCTCGCATCCGATGGTCGTACGGTGGGCGCCTGGCTCGCCCTGGCGCAATGGCCCGGCCGGAGCGAGCCGTCCTGGCTGCTCGACATCCGCAGCCATGCGAGCCGGGACGATGTGCGGCGCCTGCTTGAGCCCTGCTTCCGCCGGACCGATTTCGGGGGGCGGCGGCTGGAGCTGATTTTCGGCGATCCCGCCGCTGAGCCGGGCGTGGGACTAGCCCTGCTGCCGGCACCCCTCTGA